The following are from one region of the Streptomyces sp. SS1-1 genome:
- a CDS encoding TetR/AcrR family transcriptional regulator, whose translation MRPVTRRQADHHAARSAATVAQVMSTLQRLLESGEAFSEISVQRILEEAGVSRATFYAHFQSKSDVLVRLTDDLRESLLTHAQQWNPAAGPEALAHFFEDVIKTHRLHQSLITAVREAAAYDPTVHDFYTADLEGFEVNALRSLLADQAAGLAPPDLDAASASRIIVWGGAQAIAHHISVDDGSGDGAFARELARIWWHGAYRRPEPTAPLRRTWRPTSRGPPSSLPGTGWCRRRGSGPWAGLMRDPSPGGGWRDRPCAGWR comes from the coding sequence ATGAGACCCGTCACACGACGCCAGGCCGACCACCACGCGGCACGCTCGGCCGCGACGGTGGCCCAGGTCATGTCCACCCTGCAGCGGCTCCTGGAGTCCGGCGAAGCCTTCTCCGAGATCAGCGTCCAGCGGATCCTGGAGGAGGCGGGCGTCTCCCGGGCCACGTTCTACGCGCACTTCCAGAGCAAGTCCGACGTACTGGTCAGGCTCACCGACGACCTGCGGGAGTCACTGCTCACGCACGCACAACAGTGGAATCCCGCCGCCGGGCCGGAGGCGCTCGCGCACTTCTTCGAAGACGTGATCAAGACGCACCGCCTCCATCAGAGCCTGATCACGGCGGTGCGCGAGGCCGCCGCCTACGACCCGACGGTGCACGACTTCTACACGGCCGACCTCGAGGGCTTCGAGGTGAACGCCCTGCGGTCCCTGCTCGCTGACCAGGCGGCCGGGCTCGCCCCGCCCGACCTCGACGCGGCCTCCGCCAGCCGCATCATCGTCTGGGGAGGCGCGCAGGCGATCGCCCACCACATCAGCGTCGACGATGGCAGCGGTGACGGCGCCTTCGCCCGCGAACTCGCCCGGATCTGGTGGCACGGCGCCTACCGACGCCCCGAACCGACGGCGCCGCTGAGGCGGACGTGGCGGCCGACTAGCCGAGGACCGCCGTCCTCGCTCCCCGGCACCGGGTGGTGCCGCCGACGGGGGAGCGGCCCGTGGGCCGGCCTTATGCGAGATCCCAGTCCAGGCGGAGGATGGCGAGATCGTCCGTGTGCCGGTTGGCGTTGA